Proteins from one Ictidomys tridecemlineatus isolate mIctTri1 chromosome 14, mIctTri1.hap1, whole genome shotgun sequence genomic window:
- the Kbtbd11 gene encoding kelch repeat and BTB domain-containing protein 11, with amino-acid sequence MENSVAPCVLYPGDRGVSGTEPGAPGEGSLQPPATGEGAASPTQTPCSLRASLCFSSGDDSPPQSRAAAAEGAAASSPSHRSGQRVVETQWEVSSAGAASPEELVSPEEPVSPEEPSSRQERARPAESLSLVESQEELGEPAPVPPGVGTAHGEPDLVIEVSGRRLRAHKTVLAARSDYFRARASRDVLRVQGVSFAALQLLLADAYSGRMAGVRPDNVAEVVAGARRLQLPGAAQRATDAVGPQLNLANCYEVLNTAKRQRLSELRDAVYRFMSDHYLEVLREPAVFGRLSGAERDLLLRRRLRAGRARLLAAALGPAGERSGSRPQSPSGDADARGDAAVYCYHEAAGEWRELTRLPEGAPARGCGLCVLYNYLFVAGGVAPAGPDGRARPSDQVFCYNPATNSWSTVRPLRQARSQLQLLALDGHLYAVGGECLLSVERYDPRADRWTAVAPLPRGAFAVAHEATTCNGEIYVSGGSLFYRLLKYDPRRDEWQECPCSSSRERSADMVALNGFIYRFDLCGARGEAQAAAVPGGGVSVFRYHCLAKQWSQCAAHLRPPGAPAGPQPFRCAALDGTIYCVSRAGTWRFVPSQDGEAGGDAGAGGSFEPEPLGAPLDIRGTLFPFVLNLPEKPDRGEQGAA; translated from the coding sequence ATGGAGAATTCTGTGGCCCCCTGCGTCCTTTACCCAGGGGACCGCGGCGTCAGCGGGACGGAGCCTGGGGCTCCGGGAGAGGGCAGCCTGCAGCCGCCGGCCACGGGCGAGGGCGCGGCGTCCCCCACGCAGACACCCTGCAGTCTCCGCGCGTCCCTGTGCTTCAGCTCCGGGGACGACTCTCCGCCGCAGTCTCGCGCTGCCGCCGCGGAGGGTGCGGCGGCTTCCTCGCCCTCGCACCGCAGCGGCCAGCGCGTGGTGGAGACGCAGTGGGAGGTCAGCAGCGCGGGCGCCGCGTCGCCGGAGGAGCTAGTGTCCCCGGAAGAGCCCGTGTCCCCGGAAGAGCCCTCGTCCCGCCAGGAGCGCGCGCGCCCTGCGGAGTCTCTGTCCCTGGTGGAGTCCCAGGAAGAGCTCGGAGAACCCGCGCCTGTGCCCCCCGGGGTCGGGACCGCGCACGGAGAGCCCGACCTGGTTATCGAGGTGTCCGGCCGGCGGCTGCGGGCGCACAAGACGGTGCTGGCGGCGCGCAGCGACTACTTCCGCGCGCGCGCGTCTCGGGACGTGCTGCGGGTGCAGGGCGTGAGCTTCGCGGcgctgcagctgctgctggccGACGCGTACAGCGGACGCATGGCGGGCGTGCGGCCCGACAACGTGGCTGAAGTGGTGGCTGGCGCGCGCCGCCTGCAGCTGCCTGGTGCCGCGCAGCGCGCCACCGACGCCGTAGGGCCGCAGCTGAACTTGGCGAACTGCTACGAAGTGCTGAACACCGCCAAGCGGCAGCGGCTCTCGGAGCTGCGCGACGCCGTCTACCGCTTCATGAGCGACCACTACCTGGAAGTGCTGCGCGAGCCCGCTGTGTTCGGGCGCCTGTCGGGCGCCGAGCGCGACTTGCTGCTGCGCCGCCGTCTGCGCGCCGGCCGCGCCCGCCTGCTGGCCGCCGCGCTCGGGCCAGCCGGGGAGCGCTCAGGCAGCCGCCCGCAGAGCCCGTCAGGGGACGCGGACGCGCGCGGCGACGCGGCCGTCTACTGCTACCACGAGGCGGCCGGCGAGTGGCGCGAGCTGACTCGGCTACCCGAGGGCGCGCCGGCGCGCGGCTGCGGCCTGTGCGTGCTCTACAACTACCTCTTCGTGGCCGGCGGCGTGGCGCCCGCAGGCCCTGATGGTCGCGCGCGCCCGTCCGACCAGGTCTTCTGCTACAACCCGGCCACCAACAGCTGGAGCACCGTGCGGCCGCTGCGTCAGGCGCGCTCGCAGCTGCAGCTGCTGGCGCTGGACGGCCACCTGTACGCCGTGGGCGGCGAGTGCCTGCTCAGCGTGGAGCGCTATGACCCGCGTGCCGACCGCTGGACCGCGGTGGCCCCGCTGCCCCGGGGCGCCTTCGCCGTGGCGCATGAGGCCACCACCTGCAATGGCGAGATCTACGTGTCGGGGGGCTCCCTCTTCTACCGCCTGCTCAAGTACGACCCTCGACGCGACGAGTGGCAGGAGTGCCCGTGCAGCAGCAGCCGCGAGCGCTCAGCCGACATGGTGGCCCTGAATGGCTTCATCTACCGCTTCGACCTATGCGGGGCTCGAGGTGAAGCTCAGGCGGCGGCCGTTCCGGGCGGCGGGGTCAGCGTCTTCCGCTACCACTGTCTAGCCAAGCAGTGGAGCCAGTGCGCCGCGCACCTGCGGCCTCCGGGCGCCCCAGCCGGCCCGCAGCCCTTCCGCTGCGCCGCCCTGGACGGCACAATCTACTGCGTGAGCCGAGCGGGCACCTGGCGCTTCGTGCCCTCGCAGGATGGTGAGGCCGGCGGCGACGCAGGCGCCGGCGGCAGCTTCGAGCCAGAGCCACTGGGAGCCCCCCTGGACATCCGGGGCACACTCTTCCCATTTGTGCTCAACCTGCCTGAGAAGCCGGACCGGGGGGAGCAGGGCGCGGCCTAG